GATGACACTCTATTTTTCCCTCAAGGAATGGAATTTCACATACATAGGTGCCGAGGTCTCAGAAAGTTGCCGTTGGACTCGAACAGCACAAGGGGAAGCTTCTCAATAGCTGGAGACAAAGACTGGTGGGCCAAGTTCGAGTGGGACCCAACCGCCTGGGTCACTTTGAAGATGGATTATGAGAGTCCCGCAAAAGAAATGACATTTGGAGAGGCAAAAGGTAAAATGCAAGATGGGAACTTTTCCATGCAAAAGATCGAATTCCTACCCTCGCGCGCGGAGTAAGTGAGGCTGGTATGTGTAAACTTGCGATTTATTTCCGTAAGTCCAACTTTCTAAAGGGTTGTTTGTCCGCAGGCGCGATAATTCGACCCTTGAGTTGGGAGTTGTGAGTTGTGTTTTGTACTATTTTACTTTTACTTACCTTTGCCAAACTTGTGTCGTTGTACTGTTTGTGGGGCCATTACTTTGGGGCTTTGGGCCTCTATTATTGAGTTTGCAAAAgtcgtttctttttttttttttttttttttgcctttttgctTCTAAGCAAGGTGTGATAGTAAAACTCAATTTAGACCAGGGCTATAAATTATTTGTCAATGTATAAAACAAAGGATTTTAATTGTCCGCTGCATAAACTGGCAAAGAAATTTTCATGTAAATTTCAATTTGTTGTGTTTCGATCAAAATCCAACTAATTTTATCTGAGGAAATGATAACAATATATAATCATTAAAAATTTACTCGATTTAGTATTTGCTTAATTAGACTCGACTGGAGATAAATTCAATACGTTTTCTTTTTGGATTAATGTCGCTATTTGTTTCCAAGGGAAAATGGAAGGAAAGTTTGTGTTTCTTTTATAGAGTCCATCAAAAATGACAAAATTAATCTACCTGGACAAGCAAAAGACGGGTGAATAGAAAGTTTGAATGGGAATTTGAATTTAAGGTCAAATTTTCAAATTGTTTTGTTTAATTGCAATAAATTTGTCATGTCTTAGCTCGTAAGCGGATTTGATTAGAAAAATGTAGGGCAAAATACACCACAAATGCTCAAATTTGGCATAGGTGGACACTTAAATGCCAAAAATCCTAAAAGTGCATCAAACGACAATCTGGCAATGATAGCTAGAAATTCGATGTGGCATTTTTTAAGCATAAGTTGGCCTACATGATCTACCGAAGTTGCCTACTTAACAATAAATGTGCAAAACCACATCGTCTTGCCCGAAatcgatttttaatataaatattgattaaattaaattttaagaaAAAAAAGGAGCGATAGCAAATCAGCAAGGGCCGTACAGCCCGTTTTAATCTATGCGACAAGGGTCATTTGGGTGAAGGCCGACTGACCCTCGCTGGATTTGAGTAACGTGACCCATTGATACCAAGTCCGGTCCGCCCAAGCAGATCGACCAGGTCTACTCTCAATCAACAAAGGCCATTTCAGAAGCGCCATTCACCAAACCGGAGATATGCTCACTCTTCTGCACCGACCTCCTGCTCAGACCACCACCATCTCCACCTCCTTCTTCACCGCCGCTCCCCTCCCCCGCCAACTCCTAACCGCCGCCGCCCCGCGCCGCCACTCGACGCCTTCATCGCCGCCGCCATCCTCGCCTCCACCCCTCAAACCCTGCGCGGAATCCTCCAAGATCCCACCATCCAATGGACGCCGGACCTCGTCGACAGGACCCTGAAGCGCCTCTGGAACCACGCCCCCAAGGCCCTCTCCTTCTTCGCCCACCTCTCCCAACACCGCCCGGCCGCCTCCTCCTTCGACCACGCCGTCGACCTCGCCGCGCGCTTCCGCGACTTCCGGGCCGCGTGGGCCCTCGTGGCCCGGATGCGGTCCCTCCGCCTCGGCCCCTCCCCGAAGACGTTCGCCATCATTGCCGAGAGGTACGTCGCCGCCGGCAAGCCCGATAGGGCGGTCAAGGTGTTCTTGTCGATGCACGAGCACGGTTGCCGTCAGGATTTGAGCTCTTTCAATACCATTCTTGATATACTGTGCAAGTCTAAACATGTAGAGATGGCTAGCAACAAGTTGTTTAAAGTTTTCAGCGGGAGGTTTAAGGCTGATTGTGTTAGTTATAATATAATTGCGAATGGGTGGTGTTTGATCAAGCGGACGTCGATGGCTTTGGAGGTGTTGAAGGAGATGGTGGATAGGGGGTTGACCCCGACTTCAACGACTTATAATATAATGCTCAAAGGGTTCTTTAGAGCTGGCCAGGTTGATgaggctttgcaattctttctgcAGATGAAGAAGAGGAAGTGTGATATTGATGTTGTCACGTATACCATGGTGATCCATGGTTTCGGCATCATTGGTGAGATTAAGAAAGCTAAAAGGGTGTTTGATGACATGTCTAGAGAGGGAATTCTTCCTTCTGTTGCGACTTATAATGCAATGATTCAGGTTCTCTGTAAGAAAGGCAATGTGGAAAATGCAATTCTGGTTTTTGAAGAAATGTTGAGAAGGGTTACGTGCCCAACTCAAATCGCTTACAATTTGGTGATTAGGGGATTGTGTCATGCAGGGCATATGGACAGGGCTGTGGAATGATACAAGCTGTAGAGCGCTCCTCCTCCCCTTCGATTTATCCAAAAAGAAAGAGAAGAAAAAGTAGAGCGCTCAGGTGGTTGTTGTTCATTCGCATCCCTTGTTTCCATGGCAATCTCTCTCTCCGCATCTTCGATTCCTCACTTGAACGGTGAGAATCTGGCCAGCTCGGTCATTGCTGCTCCCTCCCCGTCGCCGCTCCAGCTCCGGCTCCTCCTCCCGGCAGGGTTCCTCTCTTTTGGTAACACCTCTCTCCGGGATTCATTGTTTTGCAGTATTGCTCTGAGTCGTGGCTGAAGGCGTGCTTGCTGGAGCGTGGGCTCCTTCTTGTCTGGTACTTACTTATGGTTCAAATATATGACTGGAATGGACGTCTCTTTCTCTAATTTAGCTTGGCCATGTCTTGCTTTTCTAGTTATAAGTATTTGCTGTTAGTGGGTTTGTTATGCTCTGGTGGGTATGTTCCGCCTGCATCGACATGGGGTCCTAGTGTGCAGTGTAGCTTTGTTGGGTCAATAGAAGTGTCATTATGGTGGCGAAATCTTATGAGTGGCCATTCAGTGTTGGGCAAATTTTCATATTCACTGCTTAACTTCAATTTTCACAGGGTGAATATTATGTGTTACATCTTCATTCTATTTTATCATACAGTTGGCTATCTTTTTCAATAAAGAATAGAATGATGCGGCAATGTAAACAGCTTGTGTTGCTTTTTAGATGCTACATGGCATTGCACTTGCCATGGTTTTCCCTACTAAACCCATAGTGATTGTTTCCTAAATTCAATGAACGTGCTTTAGGAGGTGACCATGGACAATGTCATGTCATGCTTGGCTGGTCTTCATCTATAAAAAAAAATGCCATGTTATGCAAGGTGATCCTTCTTTTTCCACCAGTCTCATGTCTTTTCCTTTACTAGATAAATTCTGTCATTGCTCGGAGCATATCTTTGGATTGACCTGTTTCATATAATTCATACAAATGCATATCTTCCTCCTCAAGCAAAGAAGACAGATTTTGATGGTTTCATCATTTTGCAATGGACAATGCAACCTACAAATGATCTGTCTAGAAGAAAACAAACTGGTGAAATCAACCTGTTGCTGTATTAGGAGGAGTTTGCTCATTTAATGTATGAGGAACTTTACATTCTCATGTTAGCATCTCATCTGAATTTAAAAGGATAGATGAAAGTGAAATAGAGCTGTAATGAACTATAGTTTTAAAACGTTAGGAGTAAGGTCTACAATGGCATCTTTGTAAAGCTTCTTCAGGGCAGCCTAGGGTTTAACCTATACGACACGAACTCTTAGCaggagttgattttgtacttttcCTCACAAACAACTACTGTAGACTTTATCCTACTAGATGGGAGTTATATATATGTTGGTCTCCTGGATGATTCCATCTAGTCAATCTCCAAGTCTATCTTGATGTAACTGAAGAGTATAGGAGTGAAAGAGACCTACTTTgcaccatctatatatatttcttcCTAATCAGCAAGTGCATTTATCCCTTGTCATATGTCATTCAATTTTTCCTCTTGTTGTTTGTCAGCGTCCTGTTTAGTGTTGTTAATGAGAAAACGTGTTTGGCTTTCCTTGTACTCCTTTACACTAGTAATGGCATATGTTCTTTTTTAGTTGGCTTCTTCCTCTGATTTGATGGAGTGAACTTTACGATCCTCTTTAACAAGTAGCCTCCTTTGGACTTGAAAAATATGGTTAATGCTTCCTCTTGTCTCTGTTGGACCATTTGATGATATTATTACTTTGATCTTTGTTTTGTAGATTAGAAATGTCCACTTACCTGTATCCCTTATTTTTTACAGGTTGAAGCTAAGAAGTAGATGTATAACTCTTTTGATGATCTGTTGGCCAAATCTGAGAACCTGTATAAGTTGACTTTTACCTACTTGGTAATTTACATCCTACATAGATTTGAAGCAATGATACCTGTTCTAATAAATCTTCGAGCAACTTGATTAGCATAATACTTATAATTTGAGCTTTTGTGCCAGGCGTGGTCCTTGTCAATTTATGGTTCCCATCTTCAAAAAGGTCAGCATTAGACTTAAAGATACAATTCAGGTTGTGAAGATTGATACTGAGAAGTAGCCCAGCATTGCTGATAAATACAAGATAGAAGCATTACCGACCTTTATCATATTTAAAGATGGGAAGCCTTTTGACCGTTTTGTAAGTTTTATCTTTTTCGCCTTTGCTATCATTTGGAAATTTAAGCTGCTAAGTTCTCATAATTGTTATGTTAGTAAAGGCTCATAAATGTTTTTGATACTGTTATGAGATGCCTTAGATATCCTAATTTGAACAAAAACCTAGAGTcacaagtttttttttttcttttttgggcAATTTCAATCTTTTAAGATGTGAAAGATACAGGGTGAACTCTGGAAAGAGTACTTGCATTTTGGCGAAAAAGCGCACACCCCTTGGAATGTATATAGGCACTAATGCCTCTCTTGTGACATGAAGATCTATAATGGTTGATAATCAGTGGACACCCTTCTCGTCCTAAACTGTTTTTGATTGGGGAATTCAATCCCACTTCATCATTATTCTCTCGCAAACGTGGAACAAACACCAACATGTTTCTACATAATAACTGATGATAAATATGCACAAACCACATAAGTCTTCAACAGCAATCAGTGAAAGGCCTTCCCTTTGTAGAGCTTGACCATCCTGGAAAACACAGCTTCCCTAGTCATTAGGTTGCTGCAATCCATGCATAGTGAGTGATTCTTTTTTAGCAACAGGCAGAGGGTATCTCCATAAATTTTCTGTGAAGGACATGGTTGCTGGCTCAATGCAGAAATGGTAATAACTGATGGGCATTGCCTAAGACTCATGCATTATTCTGTGGTCTTTGAATGTTATTTAATCTGAAATTAGTTGATTCTCATTCATAATTTAATTGCAATATAGGGTTGTAAAATTTTTCTGATTTTCGATTGCTTCCAACTTATGCAGTTTTAAGTTGTTTTAGTCATTTACCCGTATCTTGATTGAGCTGTTTTCAATTATCAGGAGGGTGCTCTGACAGCTGATCAACTGATCCGGCAGATTGAGGATTCGCTGAAAGTTAAGTAATAGTTTTGGTGAGCCCTAGTTATTCTCGTATTGCTTCCAGGGTTGGCATATATCATGAACACTGTCCTTTCAAACCCTCCAGAATACTGCAATTTTCATTCTAGAATGATAATTGGTGGCCTTGGCCTTGTTGTATGAACTTTGAAGTGTGCATAGGAAGTTTTATCTCCTGTTTCCACCGTCCTTGAACAGCCACTCTCCCAAGAGGTCGTGATTCATGGTAACATTGTTCATCTGTGTATATTGGGCTAATTTAACCTAAACTTCAAGGGAATTGGCATGAGTAAATCGCATCATAACAATGCTGCTTCAAGAGTATATTTATTCTTGGGGAGCAACAGCTAGCGTGTTTGAAATCTGCAGATAATAGTCGGAACCCAAGGTTGATGCATACCAAACCACTTGTTTACGTCAAACTTTACTTTGTGGGACATTTGTCACGCGCTACACCATTGAGCTTTAGTTTAGGTTCTCTAATCGTTTGCACGGGGTAAAAGCCTCATCGGTTTACCGGTTTTTATTGTTGTGTGCTCATAGGCTTTTCTTGGGTGGTTGCATAGTCATGTCATGCCATCATTTAGATGGATCACGCTCACAGAAAATGCCTGCAAAACTCCTTTGCATTGTACCATATCATATCTCGTTCAATGAATTTTTAATCCAGTTACTCGTAATTAATTAGAATGCCTCATACCTCGGGCCGTATGCCTCGGGCCGTATGCCTCGGGCCGTCATTGAAACACTCCTCCAAGTGGCATTGTCCGTCACTCTACCACTCTCTCTCTGGACAAACGATAGAGCGTGGTGCGCTGGTTGCGACCACGAACCAATTGTTTTTTGGCCTTTATAACCCTCAGATGGTAGGTCGCTTGAGGCCGGGGACCTTGAATTTGAGGTAGTGACTTTAGATCACAAGTGCGAGGTGTGGATGCGGGTGGGTGGCTTTCGGTGCGGGTGTGTCATGGTGCGATAATGGTGGTGGTGAT
The sequence above is a segment of the Rutidosis leptorrhynchoides isolate AG116_Rl617_1_P2 unplaced genomic scaffold, CSIRO_AGI_Rlap_v1 contig464, whole genome shotgun sequence genome. Coding sequences within it:
- the LOC139883871 gene encoding uncharacterized protein gives rise to the protein MEGNPVRPSRSTRSTLNQQRPFQKRHSPNRRYAHSSAPTSCSDHHHLHLLLHRRSPPPPTPNRRRPAPPLDAFIAAAILASTPQTLRGILQDPTIQWTPDLVDRTLKRLWNHAPKALSFFAHLSQHRPAASSFDHAVDLAARFRDFRAAWALVARMRSLRLGPSPKTFAIIAERYVAAGKPDRAVKVFLSMHEHGCRQDLSSFNTILDILCKSKHVEMASNKLFKVFSGRFKADCVSYNIIANGWCLIKRTSMALEVLKEMVDRGLTPTSTTYNIMLKGFFRAGQVDEALQFFLQMKKRKCDIDVVTYTMVIHGFGIIGEIKKAKRVFDDMSREGILPSVATYNAMIQVLCKKGNVENAILVFEEMLRRVTCPTQIAYNLVIRGLCHAGHMDRAVE